The following coding sequences are from one Streptococcus mitis window:
- a CDS encoding AAA family ATPase, which produces MNYYQVEFKNPDDFFKTQTNDFITSNHLIFLKEGESYYLISQENYNDQEIMKKINDFFDYEFLLAKVEPLIESDFIKKLGRSDIGDLVKFLLSAEKERFSEQLKPNLEKLDELNDIIALIEFKGAIREFIDYISFQEKISNNENQQHFYIFTGEKGTGRKFAIKFLESIFGMNAIFVNCNHYFVPKMSEKDFAVLVDYLSARSKTKSDIFDNFRQKKGNSFNIIISRSIQEAEAIRKELLDVFNKVSIINFPRYDESELKGIGIQMLNQKGVHLSNEDFERLVAENHVLKDAKEVRLFVQELIEFAVQNNYDPSEKNELNLDGFILQNKSSVEDEENAEKKLSELIGLEEVKMVLKQQLAYSRVSVMRQAHGFSNEVLNRHLVFSGNPGTGKTVVARLFSEILYNNKIIKENKLVEVGRTELVGEYVGQTAPKVKRVFDDARGGVLFIDEAYSLIPSSDRDFGHEAISAIIQEMENRRDEVLVIFAGYEELMAQFIETNPGLSSRISREIKFFDYTIDQLIAILELMINKRHYQLTDDCKMVLRQHFSEVVNCSNFGNARYVRKLVDEIVFCQAQRVVEGDKIQLEDENFLNQITLTDINKAIVAIEAKSSKSISLIGFGR; this is translated from the coding sequence ATGAATTACTATCAAGTTGAATTTAAGAATCCTGATGATTTTTTTAAAACTCAGACGAATGATTTTATTACGTCTAATCATTTAATTTTTTTGAAAGAAGGAGAATCATACTATCTTATTTCTCAAGAAAATTACAATGACCAAGAAATTATGAAAAAAATAAATGATTTTTTTGATTATGAGTTCTTACTAGCTAAGGTAGAGCCTTTAATAGAAAGTGATTTTATCAAGAAACTTGGCAGAAGTGATATAGGAGATTTAGTCAAATTCTTACTTAGTGCAGAAAAAGAAAGATTTTCTGAACAATTAAAACCCAATTTAGAAAAGTTGGACGAGTTGAATGATATTATTGCCCTAATTGAATTTAAAGGAGCTATTCGAGAATTCATTGATTATATATCCTTCCAAGAAAAAATAAGCAATAATGAAAATCAACAACATTTTTATATTTTTACTGGTGAGAAAGGAACGGGTAGAAAGTTTGCAATCAAGTTTCTAGAGTCTATCTTTGGTATGAATGCGATATTTGTTAATTGCAATCATTATTTTGTTCCTAAAATGAGTGAAAAAGATTTCGCTGTATTAGTTGATTATCTTTCGGCAAGATCAAAAACAAAATCAGATATTTTTGATAATTTTCGACAAAAGAAGGGGAATTCCTTTAATATTATTATTTCTAGAAGCATTCAAGAAGCAGAAGCTATTAGAAAAGAGTTACTCGATGTTTTTAATAAGGTATCAATTATTAATTTCCCCCGGTATGATGAATCAGAGCTTAAAGGAATTGGTATTCAAATGCTAAATCAAAAAGGTGTTCATTTGAGTAACGAAGATTTTGAACGATTAGTAGCTGAAAATCACGTGCTAAAGGATGCCAAAGAAGTTCGCCTTTTTGTTCAAGAGCTTATTGAATTTGCAGTGCAAAATAATTATGATCCTTCAGAAAAAAATGAATTAAATCTCGATGGATTCATTCTCCAAAATAAATCTTCAGTTGAAGATGAAGAAAATGCGGAGAAAAAGCTGAGTGAATTAATTGGTTTAGAAGAAGTGAAAATGGTCCTAAAGCAGCAGTTAGCATATAGTCGAGTTTCTGTAATGCGTCAGGCACATGGATTTAGTAACGAAGTATTAAATCGTCATCTTGTTTTTTCCGGAAATCCTGGGACTGGGAAAACTGTAGTTGCTAGGCTCTTTTCAGAAATTTTATACAACAATAAGATAATTAAAGAGAATAAGTTAGTGGAGGTAGGTAGAACGGAATTAGTTGGTGAATATGTTGGTCAAACTGCTCCAAAAGTAAAAAGAGTTTTTGATGATGCAAGAGGGGGAGTACTCTTTATAGATGAGGCCTATAGTCTTATTCCAAGTAGTGATAGAGATTTCGGACATGAAGCTATTTCAGCGATTATACAGGAAATGGAAAATCGTCGGGATGAGGTTTTGGTTATTTTTGCTGGTTATGAAGAATTGATGGCTCAATTCATTGAAACTAATCCAGGATTATCCTCTAGAATTTCCAGAGAAATAAAATTTTTCGATTATACAATTGATCAACTAATTGCTATTTTAGAATTGATGATAAATAAAAGACATTATCAATTAACCGACGATTGTAAGATGGTACTACGTCAGCATTTTTCAGAAGTTGTAAATTGTAGCAATTTTGGAAATGCTCGATACGTTCGTAAATTAGTAGATGAGATTGTCTTCTGTCAAGCACAACGCGTGGTTGAAGGTGATAAGATTCAATTAGAAGATGAAAACTTTTTAAATCAAATTACATTGACAGATATCAATAAGGCTATTGTAGCTATTGAAGCAAAATCTTCAAAATCAATATCGTTGATAGGATTCGGAAGGTAG
- the kphA gene encoding RNA-binding protein KphA: MDTIENLIIAIVKPLISQPDALTIKIEDTPEFLEYHLDLDQSDVGRVIGRKGRTISAIRTIVYSVPTEDKKVRIVIDEK; the protein is encoded by the coding sequence ATGGATACGATTGAAAATCTCATTATTGCGATTGTGAAACCCTTGATTTCACAACCAGATGCCTTAACTATCAAGATTGAAGATACACCAGAGTTTTTGGAATATCATTTGGATCTTGATCAAAGCGATGTGGGTCGTGTAATCGGTCGTAAGGGTCGCACTATTTCTGCGATAAGAACGATTGTCTACTCTGTCCCAACTGAAGACAAAAAAGTAAGAATCGTTATTGACGAAAAATAA
- the rpsP gene encoding 30S ribosomal protein S16, with translation MAVKIRLTRMGSKKKPFYRINVADSRSPRDGRFIETVGTYNPLVAENQVTLKEDRVLAWLADGAQPSNTVRNILSKEGVLKKFHDSKFSK, from the coding sequence ATGGCAGTTAAAATCCGTTTGACTCGTATGGGTTCTAAGAAAAAACCTTTCTACCGTATCAACGTAGCAGATTCACGTTCACCACGTGACGGACGTTTCATCGAAACAGTTGGAACTTACAACCCACTTGTTGCTGAAAACCAAGTAACTTTGAAAGAAGACCGCGTTCTTGCATGGTTGGCTGATGGAGCTCAACCTTCAAATACAGTTCGCAACATCCTTTCAAAAGAAGGTGTATTGAAGAAATTCCACGATTCTAAATTCTCAAAATAA
- a CDS encoding DMT family transporter — protein MNEKTKAYLAALSFSAIIGFSFLFTKIALGYASPLTNLAHRYTIAALVMVVLYQTKLIKVSLSRKDILSILPMSLFYPLLFFIFQSFALQYISSSEAGILQALVPIFTLLLASAFLKEKTSLLQKFFLFLSVAGVVFIFLSKGANFGTETASFGFLLMLGSVLANAISNILSKSKGGRYQAIDMTAVVIFVGFVTFNTLSLTSHYLDGNILAYFAPLGQVSYLLSILYLGILASIVTGSLSIYAIVQLGASTVSVFGNLGTVLTILAGALILHEPIYSYHVIGATLIIAGILGMNLMRKK, from the coding sequence ATGAACGAGAAAACAAAAGCTTACCTAGCAGCTTTATCCTTTTCAGCAATCATTGGATTTTCTTTTTTATTTACTAAGATTGCTTTAGGCTATGCCAGTCCTCTCACAAACTTAGCGCATCGCTATACAATCGCAGCTTTAGTAATGGTTGTTCTTTATCAAACCAAACTTATTAAAGTGAGTTTAAGTAGAAAAGATATTCTTTCTATTCTGCCTATGAGTCTTTTCTATCCTCTTCTCTTTTTTATTTTTCAATCCTTTGCTTTACAGTATATATCGTCTTCTGAAGCTGGAATTTTACAGGCTCTTGTCCCGATTTTTACTCTCCTTTTAGCATCGGCCTTTCTCAAGGAAAAGACAAGCTTGCTTCAAAAGTTCTTTTTATTTTTATCCGTAGCAGGAGTAGTTTTCATCTTCCTTAGCAAAGGAGCTAACTTCGGTACTGAGACTGCTAGCTTTGGCTTTCTCTTGATGTTGGGATCTGTTCTCGCCAATGCAATAAGCAATATCCTCAGCAAGTCCAAAGGAGGTCGCTATCAGGCCATAGATATGACAGCTGTTGTGATATTTGTTGGCTTCGTCACCTTTAATACGCTGAGTCTGACCTCGCACTATCTAGATGGCAACATATTAGCTTACTTTGCGCCACTTGGACAGGTATCTTATCTGCTTTCAATTCTCTATTTGGGAATTCTAGCCTCTATCGTTACTGGTAGTCTCTCTATCTATGCTATTGTTCAACTTGGAGCATCGACCGTTAGTGTCTTTGGTAATCTTGGAACAGTTTTGACTATTCTAGCCGGAGCTCTTATCCTCCACGAACCAATTTATAGCTACCATGTGATCGGAGCAACATTGATTATTGCTGGAATTTTAGGCATGAATCTGATGAGAAAAAAGTAA
- a CDS encoding alpha/beta fold hydrolase: MKQNDIAEAIAFYNRKPETLVRHIIPGLDCDLVVYHRPGNASKGHIIFYHGACGRSQMWAHQYDAFEGFDLYFVNVRGQGESPMKVGLPDLEGAVQDVDAILSYFQLDKVILVGHSWGGNPLQEYTFRHPERVLALVMVDSWGQHRYLSDKERNRIKYSSLMYKTIPWKLIADKNSKMCTDNPITRELVKTAIIETGRDVFLNLGITGFLAVHEIEGYKGNPPMLLVRGENDFPKHLKMIYDDIIALNPNARQVTISDSKHQPMNDHPKEFNQLIGEFFEEVVGP; the protein is encoded by the coding sequence ATGAAGCAAAATGATATAGCTGAAGCTATTGCTTTTTATAACAGAAAACCCGAGACTTTGGTACGTCACATTATACCAGGCTTAGATTGTGATTTGGTTGTTTATCATCGTCCTGGAAACGCAAGTAAAGGCCACATTATTTTTTATCATGGAGCTTGTGGCCGTAGTCAGATGTGGGCTCACCAGTATGATGCCTTTGAAGGATTTGACCTCTATTTTGTCAACGTTAGAGGACAGGGTGAATCACCTATGAAAGTTGGCCTACCCGACTTAGAAGGTGCTGTTCAAGATGTAGATGCTATTTTGTCCTATTTCCAGTTGGATAAGGTGATATTGGTTGGTCATTCTTGGGGAGGAAATCCACTTCAAGAGTACACCTTTCGCCATCCAGAAAGAGTCCTAGCCTTGGTCATGGTAGATAGTTGGGGACAGCATCGTTACCTATCAGATAAAGAGAGAAATCGCATAAAATATAGTTCCCTTATGTATAAAACGATTCCTTGGAAGTTGATTGCAGATAAGAACTCAAAAATGTGTACAGATAATCCTATCACAAGAGAATTAGTCAAGACGGCAATCATAGAAACTGGGCGAGATGTTTTCTTGAACCTTGGAATCACAGGTTTCTTGGCAGTTCATGAGATAGAAGGATATAAAGGAAACCCTCCTATGCTATTAGTAAGAGGCGAAAATGATTTTCCCAAACACCTAAAAATGATCTACGATGATATCATTGCCTTAAATCCCAATGCGCGTCAAGTAACGATTTCAGATAGTAAACACCAACCGATGAATGACCATCCTAAAGAGTTTAATCAGCTTATTGGTGAATTTTTTGAAGAAGTAGTAGGCCCGTAA
- a CDS encoding MazG nucleotide pyrophosphohydrolase domain-containing protein, whose product MKDLTFRQLQDYLLEHYQQSRTEEGLFMKLVEEVGEVAEVLNGRSGRKEGVQDSNEELAKELADIIHYTVAIAAINDIDLIKTIFEKDKTAAIKYQHERDLEGFLKGDL is encoded by the coding sequence ATGAAGGATTTAACGTTTAGACAATTACAAGACTACCTACTGGAACATTACCAGCAGTCTCGGACTGAGGAAGGTCTCTTTATGAAGTTAGTGGAGGAAGTCGGAGAAGTAGCTGAAGTTTTGAATGGGCGCTCTGGTCGAAAAGAGGGAGTTCAAGATTCGAACGAGGAACTAGCAAAAGAACTGGCTGATATCATTCACTATACAGTTGCTATCGCAGCTATTAATGATATTGACCTTATCAAGACTATCTTTGAGAAAGACAAAACTGCAGCCATTAAGTACCAACATGAACGTGATTTGGAAGGATTTTTGAAGGGGGACCTCTAA
- a CDS encoding alpha/beta fold hydrolase — MKRFEVSTEIGSLSVTYQKQKKMLVCLSGAGLLPSYENFSLILEKLPPTIGYLTIDFPNTGRSPIHDQSAKNLDNLADAVYEVLEELAISEYILCVHSLSGILACKLLNKPIKCQALVAIEPTTKKVMFADFSENPYPEMEEQMRLIDEYGPELYFKNLTQATFSIEINKEIWEIMQEKGSELENQDTGFQISGEITEEDFENVSIESYIPVFIFCQPYREKEYRESEYWTSNTKLILGGNHHYLQWSESEKIAAIIQELSE, encoded by the coding sequence ATGAAGAGGTTTGAAGTATCTACAGAAATTGGTAGTCTCTCTGTTACTTATCAAAAACAAAAGAAAATGCTAGTTTGTTTAAGTGGCGCAGGTTTGCTACCAAGTTATGAAAATTTTTCACTTATACTTGAAAAACTTCCTCCTACAATTGGTTATTTGACAATTGATTTTCCGAACACAGGTAGGAGTCCGATTCATGACCAATCTGCTAAAAATCTGGATAATCTTGCAGATGCGGTTTATGAAGTACTTGAAGAATTGGCGATTTCTGAATATATACTTTGTGTACATAGTTTGAGTGGAATTTTAGCTTGCAAATTGCTCAACAAACCAATTAAGTGTCAGGCTTTAGTAGCAATTGAACCGACAACTAAAAAAGTCATGTTTGCTGATTTTTCAGAAAATCCTTATCCAGAAATGGAAGAGCAGATGAGGCTGATTGACGAGTATGGTCCTGAACTTTATTTTAAGAACTTAACTCAAGCAACATTTAGCATTGAAATTAATAAAGAAATCTGGGAAATAATGCAAGAAAAAGGTTCAGAGTTGGAAAATCAAGATACAGGATTTCAGATATCTGGAGAGATTACTGAGGAAGATTTTGAGAATGTATCTATAGAATCTTATATCCCTGTATTTATTTTTTGTCAGCCTTATAGAGAAAAAGAGTACAGAGAATCAGAATATTGGACTTCCAATACTAAACTCATTTTAGGAGGGAATCACCATTATTTACAATGGTCAGAATCAGAAAAAATTGCGGCTATTATTCAAGAGTTGTCAGAATAA
- a CDS encoding helix-turn-helix transcriptional regulator, with amino-acid sequence MNDQERLLTIFLRLQSGAHLSKAQLADEFGVSEKTIQRDFSLLSGFLDTQPMVAAELAYDAKHHTRYLKGKSLFNKKDILVISKILLENRSLNKEENKSLLDSLLALISKDEQNEVSSIIASELLNYAPLSDTQNRIDKVWEWSEMIRKELLLDIEYQSPYNTKKHHTIFPVSLYYDTHYFYIVAYNLVFDSYMTLKLDRILSWVESKEKKKPSLSYGRKFRDGDIRNKRVDPFIGKELKIRVLFVNDSAIVVDQFPTAKIIEKTSNGNIIEFVSQDTPGLKRWLLGQAESLRVLSPQSLIDDMKILIKKMEENYID; translated from the coding sequence ATGAACGACCAAGAACGCTTATTAACTATATTTTTACGCTTACAGTCTGGCGCGCATTTATCTAAGGCTCAGCTTGCTGATGAATTTGGTGTTAGTGAAAAAACTATACAACGAGATTTTTCTCTCTTGTCTGGTTTCTTAGATACACAACCAATGGTTGCAGCAGAGCTTGCTTATGATGCAAAGCACCATACAAGATACTTAAAAGGAAAATCTTTGTTTAATAAAAAGGATATTCTTGTAATTTCAAAGATTTTACTAGAAAATCGATCTTTGAATAAGGAAGAAAACAAGTCATTACTTGATAGTTTATTAGCACTTATTTCAAAAGATGAGCAAAATGAAGTTTCCAGTATTATTGCAAGTGAGTTGCTAAATTATGCACCATTGTCAGATACACAAAATCGTATTGATAAGGTTTGGGAATGGTCTGAAATGATTCGTAAGGAATTGCTACTAGATATTGAATATCAATCTCCCTATAATACTAAAAAGCATCATACCATTTTCCCGGTATCGCTTTATTATGATACTCATTACTTTTACATAGTAGCTTATAATTTAGTTTTTGATTCTTATATGACCTTGAAACTAGATAGAATTCTTAGTTGGGTAGAATCTAAAGAAAAGAAAAAACCTTCTCTCTCATATGGAAGAAAATTTCGTGATGGAGACATTCGTAATAAACGTGTAGATCCATTCATAGGAAAAGAGTTAAAGATCAGAGTCCTATTTGTCAATGATTCAGCAATTGTTGTTGATCAATTCCCAACAGCAAAAATTATTGAAAAAACATCAAATGGTAATATTATTGAATTTGTGAGTCAGGATACACCAGGGCTGAAGAGGTGGCTATTGGGTCAAGCGGAATCCTTAAGGGTATTGTCTCCACAGTCGTTAATTGATGACATGAAGATTCTTATTAAGAAAATGGAAGAAAATTACATTGACTAG
- the rimM gene encoding ribosome maturation factor RimM (Essential for efficient processing of 16S rRNA) has product MNYFNVGKIVNTQGLQGEMRVLSVTDFAEERFKKGAELALFDEKDQFVQTVTIASHRKQKNFDIIKFKDMYHINAIEKYKGYSLKVAEEDLNDLDDGEFYYHEIIGLEVYEGDNLIGTIKEILQPGANDVWVVKRKGKRDLLLPYIPPVILNVDIPNNRVDVEILEGLDDED; this is encoded by the coding sequence ATGAACTACTTTAATGTTGGGAAAATCGTCAATACGCAGGGGTTACAGGGTGAGATGCGAGTCTTGTCTGTGACGGATTTTGCAGAAGAACGGTTTAAAAAAGGAGCTGAGCTGGCTTTGTTTGATGAAAAAGATCAGTTTGTTCAAACAGTAACTATTGCTAGCCACCGTAAACAGAAGAACTTTGACATCATTAAATTCAAAGATATGTACCATATCAACGCTATCGAAAAGTACAAAGGATACAGTCTCAAGGTCGCTGAGGAAGATTTGAACGATCTAGACGATGGTGAATTCTACTATCACGAGATTATTGGTTTGGAAGTCTATGAGGGTGATAACTTGATTGGAACTATCAAGGAAATCCTGCAACCAGGTGCTAACGATGTCTGGGTGGTCAAGCGAAAAGGCAAGCGTGATTTGCTCTTGCCTTATATCCCACCAGTGATTCTCAATGTTGATATTCCAAATAACCGCGTCGATGTGGAAATCTTAGAAGGGTTAGACGATGAAGATTGA